A window of the Lactuca sativa cultivar Salinas chromosome 5, Lsat_Salinas_v11, whole genome shotgun sequence genome harbors these coding sequences:
- the LOC111878093 gene encoding uncharacterized protein LOC111878093, producing the protein MGIWDDIRSVAVRFMNRSTSNTSSDSSTTSRNRFLTKPVVESLPDPDRRETITRVLTGFGKFAVDSAVNDSLKGRMQVYKIVKEGLKDEAPVEPANLNNKAPHTLMMEEMQARMEKMEEDLHIIRLDDEDSILCAKDLDPRKDESAEGSEKSSPAKTDVKKIFIRSRL; encoded by the exons ATGGGTATCTGGGACGATATCAGATCGGTCGCCGTCAGATTTATGAATCGGAGTACTTCAAACACCTCCTCCGATTCATCTACAACTTCCCGTAATCGCTTCCTAACCAAGCCGGTTGTGGAATCCCTGCCTGACCCCGATCGTAGGGAGACCATAACTCGAGTTCTAACCGGCTTCGGCAAGTTCGCCGTCGATTCTGCTGTTAACGATTCTCTCAAAG GTCGGATGCAAGTGTATAAGATAGTGAAGGAAGGATTGAAGGATGAAGCTCCTGTAGAACCAGCGAATTTGAACAATAAAGCACCACATACATTAATGATGGAGGAGATGCAGGCTCGGATGGAGAAAATGGAAGAGGATTTGCATATTATAAGGCTGGATGACGAAGATTCAATCTTATGTGCCAAGGATTTGGATCCTCGTAAAGATGAATCCGCAGAAGGTAGTGAAAAATCATCTCCTGCAAAAACTGATGTGAAGAAGATCTTCATTCGATCGCGCTTATAA